In Flagellatimonas centrodinii, a single window of DNA contains:
- a CDS encoding alpha/beta fold hydrolase, which translates to MRLAWDSFGNPADPAVLLIMGLSCQLVHWPRSLCQQLADAGLYVVRFDNRDMGASTRLSEAGTPDIVRTYLRSRLGLRVQVPYRLDDLANDTLGLMDALQLQDAHVVGLSMGGMVAQIMAARAPQRVRALTLMMTTSGARGVPGPSLRIRRRMIQRPAGRDRDSLIAHSMATWRVIGSPAYPAPEPELRSMVETAFERGFHAAGSLRQMAAIVASGSRASLLPKIAAPTQVLHGEADPLVPLAAGHDLARRIPGARLITFPGMGHDLPSPLLPTIANRLIAHDPALAPVANAA; encoded by the coding sequence TTGCGCCTGGCCTGGGACAGCTTCGGCAACCCCGCCGATCCGGCTGTGCTGTTGATCATGGGCCTGTCCTGCCAACTGGTGCACTGGCCTCGCAGCCTGTGCCAGCAGCTGGCCGATGCCGGGCTCTATGTCGTGCGATTCGACAATCGGGACATGGGCGCTTCGACCCGGCTCAGCGAGGCGGGCACGCCCGATATCGTCCGCACCTATTTGCGCAGCCGCCTCGGCCTGCGAGTACAGGTGCCTTACCGGCTCGACGACCTGGCCAACGACACCCTCGGCCTGATGGATGCCCTGCAGTTGCAGGACGCGCATGTGGTCGGCCTGTCGATGGGCGGCATGGTGGCGCAGATCATGGCGGCCCGGGCGCCGCAGCGTGTCCGCGCGCTCACGCTGATGATGACCACCAGCGGCGCCCGCGGCGTGCCGGGCCCCAGCCTGCGCATTCGTCGACGGATGATTCAACGTCCGGCCGGCCGTGACCGCGACAGCCTGATTGCCCACAGCATGGCAACCTGGCGCGTGATTGGCAGCCCCGCCTATCCGGCACCGGAGCCCGAGTTGCGCTCGATGGTCGAGACCGCCTTCGAGCGCGGCTTTCATGCCGCGGGCAGCCTGCGACAGATGGCCGCCATCGTCGCCTCAGGCAGCCGCGCCAGCTTGCTGCCGAAGATCGCCGCGCCAACCCAGGTGCTGCACGGCGAGGCCGACCCGCTGGTGCCGCTGGCGGCCGGCCATGATCTGGCACGCCGTATCCCCGGGGCCAGGCTGATCACCTTCCCGGGCATGGGACATGACTTGCCCAGCCCCCTTCTGCCGACCATCGCCAACCGATTGATCGCCCACGACCCGGCCCTGGCGCCGGTCGCCAATGCCGCCTGA
- a CDS encoding alpha/beta fold hydrolase: MRTARLNGSQALTLAADIGGDPAQPPVLLLHGGGQTRHAWVRAFRQLVANGYYVISYDARGHGDSDWSPAGDYQTEALVADLEVVLAGLSRPAALVGASMGGITSLIAVGRRDPPPVTALVMVDVAPTLERRGIEHIRRFMTARPDGFGSLEEVADAVAAYNPDRPRPRDASGLMKNLRRGDDGRLYWHWDPRIIADSRAEHVAYLEAYEARMEDAARQVRVPTLLVRGSHSDVVSPEGAQRFRELIPQAEVVDVQGAGHMVAGDRNDAFNAAVLDFLVRHHR, encoded by the coding sequence ATGAGGACCGCCCGGCTCAACGGCTCGCAAGCACTGACGCTGGCGGCCGACATCGGTGGCGACCCGGCACAGCCGCCGGTGTTGCTGTTGCACGGCGGCGGTCAGACCCGCCACGCCTGGGTCCGGGCCTTTCGCCAGCTGGTGGCCAACGGCTACTACGTCATTTCCTATGACGCCCGCGGTCATGGCGACAGCGACTGGTCACCGGCGGGCGACTATCAGACCGAGGCGCTGGTGGCCGATCTGGAGGTGGTCCTTGCCGGACTGTCACGGCCGGCCGCACTGGTTGGCGCCTCCATGGGCGGCATCACCTCGCTGATCGCTGTGGGACGCCGCGATCCGCCCCCGGTCACCGCGTTGGTGATGGTTGATGTGGCACCGACGCTGGAGCGACGTGGCATCGAGCACATTCGCCGGTTCATGACCGCCCGCCCGGACGGCTTCGGGTCGCTGGAGGAAGTCGCCGATGCCGTCGCCGCCTACAACCCCGACCGACCGCGACCCCGGGATGCATCCGGGCTGATGAAAAACCTGCGGCGCGGCGATGACGGCCGGCTCTACTGGCACTGGGACCCGCGCATCATCGCCGACAGTCGTGCCGAGCATGTGGCCTATCTCGAAGCCTATGAGGCCCGCATGGAGGACGCGGCACGGCAGGTCCGGGTCCCCACCCTGCTGGTCCGCGGCAGTCACAGTGACGTGGTCAGCCCGGAAGGCGCACAACGGTTTCGGGAACTCATCCCCCAGGCCGAGGTGGTCGACGTGCAGGGGGCCGGGCACATGGTCGCCGGTGATCGCAACGATGCCTTCAATGCGGCCGTGCTGGATTTCCTCGTCCGCCACCATCGCTGA
- a CDS encoding MAPEG family protein, with the protein MTALTAVVWFASLTLILSLAYALPRVPLVLLGKRKADAWTRGNAVADSGFLIRAQHAHLNCLEGLPPFAAIVLVAVAMGQTAVADSVAAFILYARVGQVAVHLVGTSFPLVLARATFFIVQVLLMLYIACGLLGLGV; encoded by the coding sequence ATGACGGCACTGACCGCGGTAGTCTGGTTTGCCTCACTTACACTGATTCTGTCGCTGGCCTATGCGCTGCCGCGGGTGCCGCTGGTACTGCTCGGCAAGCGCAAGGCTGACGCCTGGACCCGCGGCAATGCGGTCGCCGATTCCGGCTTCCTGATCCGCGCCCAGCACGCTCACCTCAACTGTCTCGAAGGGCTGCCGCCGTTCGCCGCCATCGTGCTGGTGGCGGTTGCCATGGGGCAGACGGCTGTCGCCGACAGTGTTGCCGCCTTCATCCTGTATGCCCGTGTCGGTCAGGTTGCGGTGCATCTGGTGGGCACCAGCTTCCCGCTGGTGCTGGCGCGTGCGACGTTCTTCATCGTCCAGGTGCTGCTGATGCTGTACATCGCCTGCGGCCTGCTGGGCCTCGGCGTCTAG
- a CDS encoding cation diffusion facilitator family transporter, with protein sequence MASHPHPHHHGDDHRHNHGPASSQRLLMALFLTTGFMTVEAVAAWWTGSLALLADAAHMLTDSASLALALFADRLARRPADGHRTYGYGRAKVLAGFVNGLTLLALSGWITIEAILRLQAPPQIIAGPMLWVACGGLGVNLLAFWVLHGGQENDVNVRGAALHVMGDLLGSVAAISAAAVILLTGWMPIDPLLSLVVAALLLRSALRLTRECGHILLEGRPAGLDPAEVRRLLPDAVPGVVDVHHVHAWSLGDDEPALTLHVVTTPGTEPDLLIKAVRDTLQRRFGELHTTVQVEYAGCSHPPA encoded by the coding sequence ATGGCATCCCACCCTCACCCCCACCACCACGGCGACGACCACCGCCACAACCACGGCCCGGCCTCGTCGCAGCGGCTGCTGATGGCCCTGTTTCTGACCACCGGTTTCATGACGGTCGAAGCAGTCGCCGCCTGGTGGACCGGTTCCCTGGCGCTGCTCGCCGATGCGGCCCACATGCTCACCGACTCGGCATCGCTGGCTTTGGCGCTGTTCGCCGATCGCCTGGCACGGCGTCCGGCGGATGGCCACCGCACCTACGGTTACGGCCGCGCCAAGGTACTCGCGGGCTTCGTCAACGGCCTGACCCTGCTCGCCTTGTCAGGGTGGATCACGATTGAAGCCATCCTGCGCCTGCAGGCCCCGCCGCAGATCATTGCCGGCCCCATGCTGTGGGTCGCCTGCGGAGGGCTCGGCGTCAACCTGCTCGCGTTCTGGGTGCTGCACGGCGGCCAGGAAAACGATGTCAACGTGCGCGGCGCCGCCTTGCATGTCATGGGTGATCTGCTCGGCTCGGTCGCCGCCATCAGCGCCGCCGCGGTGATCCTGCTCACCGGCTGGATGCCCATTGACCCGCTGTTGTCGCTGGTGGTGGCCGCGCTGTTGCTGCGCAGCGCCCTGCGCCTGACCCGAGAATGTGGCCATATCCTGCTGGAGGGTCGCCCGGCCGGGCTCGACCCTGCCGAGGTACGGCGACTGTTACCCGATGCCGTCCCCGGCGTGGTCGATGTGCATCACGTTCACGCCTGGTCGCTGGGCGACGATGAACCGGCGTTGACCCTGCATGTGGTCACCACTCCGGGGACCGAGCCCGACCTGCTGATCAAGGCCGTGCGCGACACCCTACAACGGCGCTTCGGCGAGCTGCACACCACCGTCCAGGTGGAATATGCCGGCTGCAGTCACCCCCCCGCATGA
- a CDS encoding alpha/beta hydrolase, translating to MPRPTDLHFTSQGLRCAGTLMRPPRVKRPPLIIMAHGFAAERGFRLPAFAERFVAIGFAVFLFDYRNFGGSEGEPRHWVDPWRHHEDWRAALAFMQARDDIDRERIVLWGSSFSGGHVLQIASERPRIAAVISQVPHVDGLATLRQMPLKQVIKGTVAGVRDTLGRLVGRPHYVPVVGRPGSFAAMTTPETYDGWFAIVPEDSQWQNRVLGRAFLGVPLYSPIRRAHRIEVPTLIIAGSDDSITPPASARKAAAKIPDAEFHCLSTNHFQPYVGEAFEVNIDLQLDFLQRRVLKTP from the coding sequence ATGCCACGCCCCACCGACCTCCATTTCACCAGCCAGGGCCTGCGCTGCGCCGGCACCCTGATGCGCCCACCGAGGGTCAAACGCCCCCCGCTGATCATCATGGCGCACGGTTTCGCCGCCGAGCGCGGCTTCCGGTTGCCGGCCTTCGCCGAGCGTTTCGTCGCCATCGGATTCGCAGTGTTCCTGTTCGACTACCGCAACTTTGGCGGCAGTGAGGGCGAGCCCCGTCACTGGGTCGATCCCTGGCGCCACCATGAAGACTGGCGGGCGGCGCTCGCCTTCATGCAGGCACGCGATGACATCGACCGCGAGCGCATCGTACTGTGGGGCTCGTCATTCTCCGGCGGCCACGTCTTGCAGATCGCGTCGGAACGCCCGCGCATCGCGGCGGTCATCAGCCAGGTGCCCCATGTCGACGGCCTTGCCACGCTGCGGCAGATGCCACTGAAACAGGTCATCAAGGGCACGGTGGCCGGCGTTCGCGACACCCTCGGCCGCCTCGTCGGACGCCCCCACTATGTGCCGGTGGTCGGGCGCCCCGGCAGTTTTGCCGCCATGACCACGCCGGAAACCTACGACGGCTGGTTTGCCATCGTCCCCGAGGACAGCCAGTGGCAGAACCGCGTCCTCGGTCGCGCCTTCCTCGGAGTACCGCTGTATAGCCCGATCCGTCGCGCACACCGGATCGAGGTTCCGACGCTGATCATCGCCGGCAGCGACGACAGCATTACGCCACCGGCATCCGCGCGAAAGGCCGCCGCGAAAATTCCGGATGCAGAATTTCACTGCCTGTCGACCAATCACTTCCAGCCCTACGTCGGCGAAGCGTTCGAGGTCAATATCGACCTGCAGCTCGACTTTCTGCAGCGGCGGGTGTTGAAAACACCATGA
- the trhA gene encoding PAQR family membrane homeostasis protein TrhA produces MNRPPPLPTPLAKVYSLGEEIAHSLSHGLGIVLAIIGLCVLVALSVRDGDIRHVVASAIFGGTLILLYTASTLYHSIPLPETKRLLRIIDHASIYLLIAGTYTPFTLVTLSGPWGWSLFGVTWGLAAVGVIFKLFFTGRFEKLSLVIYVAMGWCGVVAAKPLMAALAPGGLWLLLLGGLSYTGGVVFYVMKRMPYHHAIWHLFVLAGSVLHYFAILLYVIPGPVAIPSMPPTP; encoded by the coding sequence ATGAACCGTCCGCCACCGCTGCCCACCCCGCTCGCCAAGGTTTACAGCCTCGGTGAAGAGATCGCCCACAGTCTCAGCCACGGCCTCGGCATCGTGCTCGCCATCATCGGCCTTTGCGTGCTGGTGGCGCTGTCGGTGCGCGATGGCGACATCCGCCACGTCGTGGCCAGTGCCATCTTCGGCGGCACACTGATTCTCCTCTACACCGCATCCACGCTCTATCACAGCATTCCGTTGCCCGAAACCAAACGGCTGCTGCGCATCATCGATCACGCCTCGATCTATCTGCTGATCGCCGGCACCTACACGCCGTTCACCCTGGTCACGCTGTCGGGCCCCTGGGGCTGGTCGCTGTTTGGCGTGACCTGGGGCCTGGCAGCGGTCGGTGTCATCTTCAAACTGTTCTTTACCGGCCGCTTCGAGAAGTTGTCACTGGTGATCTACGTCGCCATGGGCTGGTGTGGGGTGGTCGCGGCCAAACCACTGATGGCGGCATTGGCGCCCGGCGGGCTGTGGCTGCTGCTGCTCGGCGGGTTGTCGTATACCGGCGGCGTGGTGTTCTACGTGATGAAGCGGATGCCCTACCACCACGCGATCTGGCACCTGTTCGTGCTGGCGGGCAGCGTATTGCACTATTTCGCGATTCTGCTGTACGTCATCCCCGGTCCGGTCGCGATCCCGTCGATGCCGCCGACGCCATGA
- a CDS encoding lipocalin family protein produces the protein MFGHGPAPIRTEASVDLERFMGNWYVIAHIPTFIDRDGHNQVEHYALNDDGSIATTFSFNADSFDGERKVYRPTGFVREGTGNAVWGMQFIWPIKAEYRIAHVDADYQIAIIARSKRDLVWLLARQPTLPEDIYQQWLGRIEALGYTLDDVVKVPQRAP, from the coding sequence ATGTTCGGCCACGGTCCCGCCCCGATCCGCACCGAGGCCTCGGTCGACCTCGAGCGCTTCATGGGCAACTGGTACGTGATCGCCCACATCCCGACATTCATCGATCGTGACGGCCACAATCAGGTCGAGCACTATGCGTTGAACGACGATGGCAGCATTGCCACCACCTTCAGCTTCAACGCCGACAGCTTCGACGGCGAGCGCAAGGTCTACCGGCCCACGGGCTTCGTCCGCGAGGGCACCGGCAACGCCGTTTGGGGCATGCAGTTCATCTGGCCGATCAAGGCCGAGTACCGCATCGCCCACGTCGATGCCGACTATCAGATCGCCATCATCGCCCGCAGCAAACGGGATCTGGTGTGGCTGCTGGCCCGCCAGCCGACCCTGCCAGAAGACATCTATCAGCAATGGCTCGGGCGCATCGAGGCGCTGGGCTACACGCTTGACGACGTCGTCAAGGTGCCGCAGCGCGCGCCCTGA
- a CDS encoding SDR family oxidoreductase yields MSHRRVFISGGGAGIGRAAARQFAQAGWRVGIGDVDAEGLAETRRLIGDHCDTFALDVTQPDQWQAALSTFCGDQGLDLLVNNAGVLSAGRFETIPLNAHKRIVDINVTGVINGCHCALPWLRKAPAGRVINLASASAIYGQPDIATYSASKFAVRGLTEALAIEWAAHGIQVSSLWPIFVRTAMVDNAPEMRATRKLGVHLGPDDVAAVILRTATTKRPPVHIPVGPQVGLLRVAIGWIPDRLAARLVAYFAA; encoded by the coding sequence ATGAGCCATCGTCGTGTGTTCATCAGCGGTGGCGGCGCCGGCATCGGCCGTGCCGCCGCCCGGCAGTTCGCCCAGGCTGGCTGGCGTGTCGGCATCGGCGACGTCGACGCCGAAGGGCTGGCCGAAACCCGTCGCCTGATCGGCGATCACTGTGACACCTTCGCCCTTGATGTGACCCAGCCCGACCAATGGCAGGCCGCGCTGTCGACCTTCTGCGGCGACCAGGGTCTCGACCTGCTGGTGAACAATGCGGGGGTGCTCAGCGCCGGTCGCTTCGAAACCATTCCGCTGAACGCGCACAAACGGATCGTCGACATCAATGTCACCGGCGTCATCAACGGCTGCCACTGTGCACTGCCGTGGTTGCGCAAGGCGCCGGCCGGGCGGGTGATCAACCTGGCCTCCGCCTCCGCCATCTACGGCCAGCCCGACATTGCCACCTATTCCGCCAGCAAGTTTGCGGTGCGCGGCCTCACCGAGGCACTGGCCATCGAGTGGGCCGCCCACGGTATCCAGGTCAGCAGTCTGTGGCCGATCTTCGTGCGCACCGCCATGGTCGACAACGCCCCCGAGATGCGCGCCACCCGCAAGCTGGGGGTGCATCTCGGCCCCGACGACGTGGCGGCGGTGATCCTGCGTACCGCCACCACCAAACGGCCGCCGGTACATATCCCGGTGGGCCCGCAGGTCGGACTGCTGCGCGTCGCCATCGGCTGGATCCCGGATCGCCTCGCCGCCAGGCTGGTCGCCTATTTCGCTGCCTAG
- a CDS encoding glutathione S-transferase, producing MIVVHHLEHSRSQRVLWLLEELGVDYEVKRYARHPKTMLAPPELKAVHPLGKSPVITDGDATVAETGAIIEYLIDAHDSAGALRPAAGSAAFADYRYWLHYGEGSLMPLLVMKLIFGSIPPKTPALIRPIAKAIVGTVGKQFLDPNLGTHLGFIENTLQGRQWFAGDQLSGADILMSFPLEAAGTRAGGSYPAIRAYVERLQSRPAYRKALERGGPYRLLG from the coding sequence ATGATCGTCGTCCATCACCTTGAACACTCGCGTTCGCAACGCGTCCTCTGGCTGCTTGAAGAGCTCGGCGTCGACTATGAGGTGAAGCGCTACGCCCGCCACCCGAAGACCATGCTGGCGCCACCGGAACTCAAGGCCGTGCATCCCCTTGGCAAGTCGCCGGTAATCACCGACGGCGACGCCACCGTGGCCGAGACCGGAGCGATCATCGAGTACCTGATCGACGCTCACGACAGCGCCGGGGCACTGCGGCCTGCGGCGGGATCCGCAGCCTTCGCCGACTATCGCTACTGGCTCCACTACGGCGAAGGCTCATTGATGCCGCTGCTGGTGATGAAACTGATCTTCGGCAGCATTCCGCCGAAGACCCCCGCCCTGATCCGGCCGATCGCGAAAGCCATCGTCGGCACGGTGGGCAAGCAGTTCCTCGACCCCAACCTGGGCACCCACCTCGGTTTTATCGAGAACACGCTGCAGGGGCGCCAGTGGTTCGCGGGCGACCAGCTCAGTGGCGCCGACATTCTGATGAGTTTTCCGCTCGAAGCCGCAGGCACCCGCGCCGGCGGCAGCTATCCGGCCATCCGCGCCTATGTCGAACGGCTGCAGTCGCGCCCCGCCTATCGCAAGGCGCTGGAGCGCGGTGGCCCCTACCGCCTGCTGGGCTGA
- a CDS encoding YcgL domain-containing protein codes for MSDDAPRCRVYRCSRQPEMYLYLRQDLTDETLPETLRARVGQLTEVMTLTLTPERRLARVDPARLRAALAAPGYYLQLPPGGIVATRLYAGD; via the coding sequence ATGTCGGACGACGCCCCCCGCTGTCGCGTCTATCGCTGCAGCCGACAGCCCGAGATGTATCTCTATCTCCGGCAGGACCTCACGGATGAGACCCTGCCGGAGACGCTGCGTGCCCGGGTGGGCCAGCTGACCGAAGTGATGACCCTGACACTGACACCGGAGCGGCGCCTGGCGCGGGTCGATCCGGCGCGGCTGCGCGCCGCCCTGGCTGCGCCCGGCTACTACCTGCAGCTGCCGCCGGGGGGGATCGTCGCCACCCGGCTTTACGCCGGTGACTGA
- a CDS encoding cytochrome P450, with protein sequence MSAVIEAPPAKEPPRVRGLPLLGNTLEMARDPTQFFVNCYRKYGPVCKISVLGKSYTVISGIEAATFMGTREGRDSLRSKEFWEGLVNEYGAKRILTGEDGESHKELRDVMRRGYSKESIKGRYNELVRITDRCFERDWPVGESVFVLPAMQYMVTDQLGSILTGAAPLEYVSDIRTAILYILNVLVTRQRPKILLQRPEYKKAKARVIELGQSMIDDWRKRYNESGERPDDEKNLIDDIMEAHVKHPEVMPESDLIVTITGPYVAGLDTVANTTSAIVYTVLKHPEVKQRVLAEVDALFADGEISEDHLMQRIPSLQGAIMETMRLYPIAVAQMRTATKDFVFEGCQVREGEMIYVGTSVPHFMEECYPEPFKFDIDRYAKGRAEHLKPGAYSPYGRGPHTCLGKSLAEVQIALSMARLFHKLDLELDPPGYELKTKTAPTPGPATSFKVRVKGYRN encoded by the coding sequence ATGAGTGCTGTCATCGAAGCGCCCCCCGCCAAGGAACCCCCCCGCGTTCGCGGTCTGCCACTGTTGGGCAACACGCTGGAAATGGCGCGTGACCCGACCCAGTTCTTCGTCAATTGCTATCGCAAGTACGGGCCGGTCTGCAAGATTTCGGTGCTGGGCAAGTCCTACACGGTGATCAGCGGCATCGAGGCGGCCACCTTCATGGGTACCCGCGAGGGTCGTGACAGCCTCCGATCGAAGGAGTTCTGGGAAGGCCTGGTGAACGAATACGGCGCCAAGCGCATTCTCACCGGCGAAGATGGTGAGAGCCACAAGGAGTTGCGCGACGTCATGCGTCGGGGCTACTCCAAGGAATCGATCAAGGGGCGCTACAACGAGCTGGTCCGCATCACCGATCGTTGCTTCGAGCGCGATTGGCCAGTCGGCGAGTCGGTGTTCGTGCTGCCGGCCATGCAGTACATGGTTACCGATCAGCTGGGCAGCATCCTTACCGGCGCCGCGCCGCTGGAATACGTCAGCGACATTCGCACCGCCATTCTCTACATCCTCAACGTTCTGGTGACCCGGCAACGGCCGAAGATCCTGCTGCAGCGCCCGGAATACAAGAAGGCCAAGGCACGGGTCATCGAGCTGGGTCAGTCGATGATCGATGACTGGCGCAAGCGCTACAACGAAAGCGGTGAACGCCCCGACGACGAGAAAAACCTCATCGACGACATCATGGAGGCGCACGTCAAGCACCCCGAGGTGATGCCGGAAAGCGATCTCATCGTGACCATTACCGGCCCCTACGTGGCTGGGCTGGACACGGTTGCCAACACCACCTCCGCCATCGTCTACACCGTGCTCAAGCACCCCGAAGTGAAGCAGCGGGTGCTGGCCGAGGTGGACGCTCTGTTTGCCGACGGCGAGATCAGCGAAGACCATCTGATGCAGCGCATCCCCTCGCTGCAGGGGGCGATCATGGAGACCATGCGCCTGTACCCGATCGCGGTGGCGCAGATGCGCACCGCCACCAAGGACTTCGTGTTCGAGGGCTGCCAGGTGCGCGAGGGCGAGATGATCTACGTCGGCACCTCGGTGCCGCACTTCATGGAAGAGTGCTATCCCGAGCCGTTCAAGTTCGACATCGACCGCTACGCCAAGGGCCGCGCGGAGCACCTCAAGCCTGGCGCCTACTCGCCCTACGGCCGCGGGCCGCACACCTGCCTCGGCAAGAGCCTGGCGGAGGTGCAGATCGCGCTATCGATGGCGCGCCTGTTCCACAAGCTGGATCTGGAGCTCGATCCGCCGGGCTATGAGCTGAAAACCAAGACGGCACCGACGCCCGGGCCGGCCACCAGCTTCAAGGTGCGGGTGAAGGGTTACCGCAACTGA
- a CDS encoding 1-acyl-sn-glycerol-3-phosphate acyltransferase gives MTVSLGPRVPRRGNAFSRWLAGSVLRLAGWQIEGEIPDLPKLVLIGAPHTTNLDGFFGIATLIALGLDATTMIKDSAFRGPLGVFLRWAGAIPVFRSQARGVVEQSIDAFRSRPRMVLLIAPEGTRKAAGDWKRGFHHIARAAGVPIVPAAINYRSRRILLGPPLTPGLDLEQDLEQLWTFFAREGYPHHSGRLSRPLAERMGLPWQDGRDN, from the coding sequence ATGACAGTCTCCCTTGGCCCCCGCGTACCCCGCCGTGGCAACGCGTTTTCGCGCTGGCTCGCCGGCAGCGTGCTGCGGCTGGCCGGCTGGCAGATCGAGGGCGAGATTCCCGACCTGCCCAAGCTGGTGCTGATCGGGGCACCGCATACCACCAATCTCGACGGCTTCTTCGGCATCGCCACCCTCATTGCGCTGGGGCTTGATGCCACCACCATGATCAAGGACAGCGCGTTCCGAGGCCCGCTGGGCGTGTTCCTGCGCTGGGCCGGGGCGATTCCGGTATTCCGCAGCCAGGCCCGCGGCGTCGTCGAGCAGAGTATCGATGCCTTTCGCAGCCGGCCGCGCATGGTGCTGCTGATCGCGCCGGAAGGCACCCGCAAGGCTGCCGGTGACTGGAAACGGGGTTTCCACCATATCGCGCGGGCCGCCGGCGTCCCTATCGTGCCGGCGGCCATCAACTACCGCAGCCGACGCATTCTGTTGGGACCACCACTGACCCCCGGGCTCGATCTCGAACAGGATCTCGAACAGCTCTGGACATTCTTCGCCCGCGAGGGGTATCCCCACCACAGCGGGCGGTTGTCGCGCCCGCTGGCAGAGCGGATGGGCCTGCCGTGGCAGGATGGCCGCGACAACTGA
- a CDS encoding VOC family protein has product MIGYTVLGTNDLPRAVGFYDALLAEFGAKRAMDLPRGHIWATGPGKPMFGVMTPFDGGTATAGNGTMVALPAADRSQVDRVHARALELGATCEGQPGERMPGFYGAYFRDPDGNKLACFIMG; this is encoded by the coding sequence ATGATTGGCTACACCGTCCTCGGTACCAACGATCTTCCCCGCGCCGTCGGCTTCTATGACGCCCTGTTGGCAGAATTCGGCGCCAAACGGGCGATGGACCTGCCCCGCGGTCATATCTGGGCCACCGGCCCCGGCAAGCCCATGTTCGGGGTCATGACCCCGTTCGACGGCGGTACCGCGACCGCCGGTAACGGCACCATGGTGGCCCTGCCGGCGGCCGACCGCAGCCAGGTCGACCGGGTTCACGCCCGTGCCCTGGAACTCGGCGCAACCTGCGAAGGGCAGCCCGGCGAACGGATGCCCGGCTTCTACGGCGCCTACTTCCGCGACCCCGACGGCAACAAGCTCGCCTGTTTCATCATGGGGTGA
- a CDS encoding glutathione S-transferase N-terminal domain-containing protein has protein sequence MSTQVDAALNLIAGTLRGWRGAASFAPARQSPEQPLKLYDIEACPYCRLVREVLSELDLDVMILPCPKGGSRYRDEATALAGRAQFPLLVDDNTGAVLLESADIIAYLGKTYGRGARRSSPVRRGFDVSTAQLASALQWRPGGLRGMTAEPAAVPDQPLILFSFEASPYSKPVRARLCELQLPYLLRNTAKGTWTDMGPPLFRDRLFKAPQGTTRNRRWLAEHTGQVQVPYLIDPNTGAAMYESQAILDYLNQTYAR, from the coding sequence ATGAGTACCCAGGTCGACGCTGCCCTCAACCTGATTGCCGGCACCCTGCGCGGCTGGCGTGGCGCTGCCAGCTTCGCCCCGGCGCGGCAGTCCCCCGAACAACCACTCAAGCTCTACGACATCGAGGCCTGCCCCTACTGCCGACTGGTGCGGGAAGTGCTGTCGGAGCTCGACCTCGACGTCATGATCCTGCCCTGCCCCAAGGGTGGCAGTCGCTATCGCGACGAGGCCACTGCACTGGCGGGCCGCGCGCAGTTCCCGCTGCTGGTGGACGACAACACCGGCGCGGTGCTGCTCGAGAGCGCCGACATCATCGCCTACCTCGGCAAGACCTACGGCCGCGGTGCACGCCGCAGCAGCCCGGTGCGTCGGGGCTTCGATGTCTCGACCGCGCAGCTGGCCTCAGCGCTGCAGTGGCGCCCGGGCGGCTTGCGCGGGATGACTGCAGAACCGGCGGCCGTGCCGGATCAGCCCCTGATCCTGTTCAGTTTTGAAGCCAGTCCCTATTCCAAACCGGTCCGCGCGCGCCTCTGTGAACTGCAGCTGCCCTACCTACTGCGCAACACCGCCAAGGGCACCTGGACCGACATGGGACCGCCGCTGTTCCGCGACCGCCTGTTCAAGGCGCCGCAAGGCACCACCCGCAATCGCCGCTGGCTGGCCGAACACACCGGCCAGGTCCAGGTGCCCTACCTGATCGATCCCAACACCGGCGCGGCGATGTATGAAAGCCAGGCCATCCTCGACTATCTCAACCAGACCTACGCGCGCTGA